The following coding sequences are from one Lolium rigidum isolate FL_2022 chromosome 6, APGP_CSIRO_Lrig_0.1, whole genome shotgun sequence window:
- the LOC124661435 gene encoding uncharacterized protein LOC124661435, with product MHRPRGPRRPWSDGLPPELLRVILLNLTCLADRVYFSAVCRPWRSAASGLDAPPGQLPWLLLPSPAAPSFFSLHSGATRRLYLPEKVRGARLCGSHDGGWVALAFDQWRGYAAVNLLSGARVLLPDRLRTNLPNLHGNGDCEHRMFIRTVIFSEAPSTKGCLAAAHVSSAFNIAFCRPGMDRHWVAYQHAVDVIQDMIYFKNKLKEGFHILSNTEDVAVYTPNGGPSAPLVMSRSSYQVQKRPDYKPDNLNLSRYLVESRGKLLMVLRQLKECRDPKGSPTFRFRIFEMNHGIAPGGGSVVSWVELQTLPGRLLLLGRGCSRAFEVSQFNRLEVGHIYYSDGTRFNISLALKSGSMHSSTDMGVDVQKKLNRRKRTWRFPRQFTSECYPIWFAP from the coding sequence ATGCACCGCCCTCGTGGACCGCGCCGGCCATGGTCGGACGGCCTCCCACCCGAGCTCCTCCGCGTCATCCTCCTCAACCTCACCTGCCTAGCCGACCGTGTCTACTTTTCTGCTGTCTGCCGACCGTGGCGCTCCGCCGCGAGTGGCCTGGACGCTCCGCCGGGCCAGCTCCCTTGGCTCCTCCTCCCGTCCCCCGCCGCGCCCTCCTTTTTCAGCCTCCACTCCGGCGCCACTCGCCGCCTATACCTCCCGGAGAAGGTCCGCGGCGCGCGCCTATGCGGCTCCCACGATGGCGGCTGGGTCGCCCTCGCGTTCGACCAGTGGCGAGGGTATGCGGCCGTGAACCTCCTGTCCGGCGCGAGGGTTCTGCTCCCTGACAGGCTCAGGACCAACCTTCCCAACTTGCACGGGAACGGCGACTGCGAGCACCGCATGTTCATTCGTACCGTCATCTTCTCGGAGGCGCCCTCGACGAAGGGCTGCCTTGCTGCTGCGCATGTCTCCAGCGCCTTCAACATCGCGTTCTGCCGGCCAGGTATGGACCGGCACTGGGTTGCGTACCAGCATGCTGtggatgtgatccaggacatgATCTATTTCAAGAACAAGCTGAAGGAAGGTTTCCATATCCTGTCAAACACAGAGGATGTTGCTGTGTACACACCCAACGGCGGCCCAAGCGCCCCTCTGGTGATGTCTCGGAGCTCCTACCAGGTCCAGAAGCGCCCTGATTACAAGCCTGACAATCTGAACTTGTCCCGCTATCTGGTGGAGTCCCGTGGAAAACTGCTGATGGTTCTGCGGCAACTCAAGGAGTGTCGGGATCCCAAGGGGAGTCCCACGTTTAGGTTCAGAATCTTTGAGATGAACCATGGGATTGCTCCCGGCGGGGGCTCTGTAGTTTCCTGGGTCGAACTCCAGACTCTTCCTGGTCGGTTGCTCTTACTTGGCCGAGGCTGCTCCAGGGCATTTGAGGTGTCTCAGTTCAACAGGCTCGAAGTGGGTCACATCTATTATTCGGACGGTACTAGATTCAACATATCATTGGCATTAAAGAGTGGGAGTATGCATTCCAGTACTGATATGGGCGTGGATGTTCAGAAAAAACTCAATCGCAGGAAGCGAACTTGGCGCTTTCCGCGACAATTTACTTCAGAGTGCTATCCAATCTGGTTTGCACCCTGA